The sequence GCACCCGTCCGTCCCGCAGCGGCACCGAGTCCAACGCCCACGTCTGCCTCAGCCGGCCAGGCAACTCGGCCAGCATCTCTCCGGTCCCGGGCGAGTGGAACCGGAGCGTTCCGGCCGGCCGCGCGGCTTCGCCGCTTCCGCACGCGGCCACCAGCACTTCGTCGCCGTTCCCGAGCCGGAGCCACGAGACCGAGAGTGTCGCCAGGTCCGTCTGCGGTATCCGCCGCACGAGCTCACCGGTCCGCGGATCCCAGACGTGCACCCCGTCGTGGTCGGCCGTCGCGAGCCTTTCGGCGCCCACGACCGAATCGTTCCAAGCCACCGCGCGAGTTCCGTTCGGACCCGGTCGAGGAGCCCTCAGGTCCCGCACCGCCGACGGTCGGGGCGGCACCCAGACCCGGGCGACGTCGTCGGTCGTGGCCGCTGCGAGCAGACCGTTCCCGTCGTCCCGGCTGAACCGGAGATCGACGACGGACGCACGCTGCCGTTCGAGCCCGATCGAGGTATCAGCATCGACGTCTCGAATTTCGGAGTGGCCGTCCGGGTATCCGACGGCCACCAGGAGCGAGCCGCGGTGGCGGACGCCGTCGACCGCCACGTGACCGTTGGCGGGTCCGGACCCGAGGTCGTGGCGCACCGCCCCGGTCAGCGCATCCCACACCCGCACGCTCCCGTCGCCATAGCCGACGACCAGCTCCGGCTCCTCGGTCACCGGGCGGATCCAGGCGAGACTCTGCGGTGCGGCACGGCTCCGGACCCTCTGGACGAGGTTTCCCACTCGCACGTCCCAGATCTGGACGGCGTCGTCGTTCACCGCCGCGACCAGGATCCGACCGTCCGGGAGAGTGGCCAGCCCGACGGTGCGGCCCCGCAGCTCGTTCGAGTTCGGGCGGAGGCCGTCCAGTGCGAACGGCCAGTCGGTGACCGTGAGAGCGTCCGGCCTGCGCGGCGGCAGCGGCAAGCCCGCGGCGTCGATCGGCACGGTGACCGTCCGGACCTCGCCGTCGGCGGTGCCGACGGCCAGCTGAGGCTCACCGCTCGGAAGCCGCCGTGCGGCCAGCGAGCACACCGCGGCCGACTGTCGGAGTTCGGCGACGACCTCGCCGGTGCCGGCGTCCCAGAGGCGGACGACCCCGTCGGCTCCGCCTGCGACCAGCGTCGCTCGCCCGCCCGGTAGCCAGGCCAGCGCGTGCACCGCTCCGCTCCGCATGGTCCGCAGAGCCTGCCGGGTGGCCGGGTCCCAGATCGTGAGGACACCTGCGGGGTCCGCCACCGCGAGCCCTCCCGCACCGTACGCGAGCGCGGTGACTCCGTCGGGAGCGTTGGGCAACGACCCCAGCCAGCCACCGTTGTCATCGACGGAGAACAGTAGGACCTGGTCGTATCGGACTGCGGTGGTCGCGGCGATCGGCCGATCACCCAGGCGGCAGAGCGCCAGTGCCAGGACTTCGTACGAGTGGGCGTTGTGGGACCGGCCGAGAGCACCGCGAGGCACGAATTCCTGGCCGTGATCGTTGGTCACGAGCGCTTCCGAAAGGCCCTCGGACAGATCGTCCATCGTGAGTATGTGAACGTGGCCGTTCTCCGCGCCCACGGCGAGCAGACCCGATTCGCCGCCCAGCGATGGCAGGTACGCCAGCGGCCCGACCTCGGCGTCGTAGGACGCCCGCACCGGAAGCGTCCCCGTCCGCGGCGGATACGGCGACAGCTCGAGCTCCCGGCCGCCTGTAGAGACGATCCAGCCAGGCCCGGCCACGACCGCGCGCAACGGCCCGGCCCGGCGGGAGAGCTCTACCCCGTCGGCTCGTCCGGGGCTCCACTTCACCAGGCGCCCGTCGTCCGCGCCGGAGATCACGTCACCCGATCCGTCAGGGGCGAACGCCACCCCTCGGACCATGCCCTCGTGTCGCCCTGCGACCGGCTCGGCGGATGTCTCGAGATCCCAGACCTGGAACGCGCCGGGGACTTCCGACTGGTCGTATCCGATGGCCAGCACCGGTCGGCCGTCCACGAGCGCCAGCGCCACCACGATGGCGAACGCCGGGTCGTCGAGCACCGCCACGCACACGCGTGCCTCGACGTGCCACAGCCGCACGGTCGAGTCGCCGCCCGCGCTCGCCAGCAGCGTCGACCCGTCCGGCAGGGTCACCGCGGCGAGCGACCGCACGGTCCCGGTGTGGCCGGCGAGCTCACCGACCACGTTTCCGCCGCGCCAGAGGCGGATCGACCCGTCGTCGTCCCCGGTCGCCAGCAGGTCGGTACCGGGCACGGCGACTACCGACCGCACCCTTCTGTGGTGGCCCGGCAGCCGGGCGACGAGCTGTTCGGAACCGACCTCGAAGACGTAGGCGTTCGAGTCCGTGCACCCCACCAGCACGAAAGATGCGCCGGACTCGCGGTCACCGAACGAGTCCAGCCACGCCACGTCGGTCACCGCGGACTCCCCCGGGGTCCGCAGCGTACGGAGGTTGAAGGCGCTCCCGACGTTCTCGATGACGTGCACGGCGCCGCGCTCCGTCCCGGCGGCGACGACCGCCCGGCCGGGCCCCGACTCGGTCAGCGCGAGGGCCACGACCCAGTCCTCCGCCGGGCCGATCCGATAGCGGTCGGCTTCCCGGTCGAGGTCGCCGACACCCACGGCCGCGTTTCTGGCCCCGGTGACCAGCCGGATGCGGTCGTCAGATCCGGCGTACGCCACCGCGGCGCTGATCTCGGCACCGGGTTCGGGGGCGCGCTCGACGCGAGTCCGCTCGGACGAGAGGTCCCGGTGTCGGACCGCCCCGGCGAAGTCGGTCGCCACGAGGGAGGTCACGCCGGTCGGCGCCCGGACGAAGGTCACCGACGACACCCGGCCGTCGGTGATGTCGGTGTGACGGAGCAATGGGCGGACGACGAGAGGTCGCACACGCGCCGGCGCACCTCCGGACCGCCCGGCCGACCGCGCGTGCGCCCGGGCCCACTCCGCCAGGGACTCCGCCGTCATCGCGCCCCCTCCCGGCGACGACGCTCAGAATACGGCGATCGGGGCCTCGCGAGGAGGACTGCGTGAAACACCCCGGCGATCCGCCGATTCACGGTCTGTCGCTCCCGGTGACTACACTCCGCGGCCGTGAGGATTCTTGTCACCGGGGGTGCCGGTTTCATCGGGTCGCATTATGTCCGGACGCTGCTGACCGGCGGTTATGCCGGGGCGGCGGACTGGTCGGTGACGGTCCTCGATTCGCTGACCTATTCGGGGAACCTGCCGAACCTCGACCCGGTCGCCGACCACCCGAACTACACGTTCGTCAAAGGCGACATCACCGATGTCGACCTGGTGAACGATCTGGTCCCCGGACATGACGCGATCGTGCACTTCGCCGCCGAATCCCACGTCGACCGCTCCATCCTCGGCGCCGCCCAGTTCGTCACCACCAACGTCCTGGGCACCCAGACCCTGCTCGACGCCTTCCACCGCAGCGGAACCGGCCGGTTCCTGCACGTCTCCACCGACGAGGTCTACGGCTCCATCGACACCGGCTCCTGGCCCGAGACCCACCCGCTGCAACCCAACTCGCCCTACTCCGCCTCCAAAGCCTCCTCCGACCTGCTGGCGCTGGCCTACCACCGCACCCACCACGTCGACGTCGTCGTCACCCGCTGCTCGAACAACTACGGGCCCTACCAGTTCCCCGAGAAGGTCATCCCGCTGTTCGTCACCAACCTCCTCGACGGCAAACCCGTCCCGCTCTACGGCGACGGCGGCAACATCCGCGACTGGCTGCACGTCGACGACCACTGCCGGGGCATCCAGCTCGCCCTGCAGGGCGGGCGGGCCGGCGAGGTCTACAACATCGGCGGCGGCACCGAGCTGACGAACAAGGAGCTGACCCAGCTGCTGCTGGACGCCACCGGGCGAGACTGGGACAACTTCGTGACCCCGGTCGAAGACCGCAAGGGCCACGACCGGCGCTACTCCGTCGACATCACCAAGATCTCCACCGAACTCGGCTACACCCCGCAGGTCCCGTTCGCCGAAGGGCTCGCCGACACCGTCGCCTGGTACCGCGACCGCCGCGACTGGTGGGAGCCCCTCAAGCAGCGCGCCGCACTGGAGAAGTAGTCGTGCGCTGGTTGATCACCGGCGCCGGAGGCGCCTTGGGACACGACCTGACGGCCTTGCTGTCCGGCGAGACCGTGACCGCTGCGACGCGGGCCGACCTCGACATCACCGATGTGGACGCGGTCCGCGCGGCCGTCAGCGGCCACGACGTGGTGGTGAACACCGCCGCCTACACCGCGGTCGACGACGCCGAGACCGACGAGGCCACCGCGACCCGGGTCAACGGGTACGGGCCCGAGGTGCTGGCGTCGGCGTGCGCGGCGGCCGGCGCGCGCCTGCTGCAGGTCTCCACCGATTACGTGCTCCCCGGCGACGCGACGCGCCCGTGCCCGGAGGACGCGGCGACCGACCCGGTGAACGCCTACGGCCGGAGCAAGCTGGTCGGCGAGCAGGCCGTGCTGGGCCTCCTCCCGGACACCGGCTACGTGGTGCGCACGGCCTGGCTGTACGGCGAGACCGGCACGAACTTCGTCGCGACGATGCTCAAGCTGGCCGCCTCGCGCCCGACCGTGAGCGTCGTGAACGACCAGCACGGGCAGCCGACCTGGACGTTCGCCCTGGCGGAGCAGCTGGTCACCCTGGGCCGCGCGGACGCCGCACCGGGGATCTACCACGGCACGGCGTCCGGCGAGACGACCTGGCACGGCCTCACCCAGGAGATCTACCGGCTGGCCGGGCTCGACCCGGACCGGGTCGGGACCACCACCTCGGACGCGTTCCCACGCCCCGCGAAGCGACCCGCATACAGCGTGCTCGGCCACGACCGCTGGGCCGCCGCCGGCCTCCCGGTGCAGCCGCACTGGCGTGATCAGCTGGCGTCGGCGCTGGAGCGGCCGTCGTTCGTCGAGCTGGTCGAGAAGGCCCGAGCCGCCGCGTGAACACCACCTCCCGGTTGCGTGCGCTGCTGGGCAGCGCCGCGTCCGTGGGGGCCGGGTTCCTGGTGCTGGGCGGGGCCGGATATCTGTTCCTGGCGATCGCCAGCCGGGTCTTCGACGACGCCGACTACTCCGCCCTGGCGTCGGTGTATCTGCTGGTCAACATCATCGGGCCGGGGTTGTTCGCGGCGGTCGAGCAGGAGACCAGCCGGAACGTGTCGACGCGGCTGGCCCGCGGGCTCGATCCGCGGCCGGTCGTGCGGCAGCTCGGGCTGATCTCCGGCGGGCTGTTCGCCGGGATCGCGGTGCTCACGCTGGCGCTCTCCCCCGTGCTGCTGCCCGAGGTGCTGCACGGTTCCGGGGTCTTGCTGGCCGGGTTGTTGCTGGCCAGCGCGTCGTACGCGGTCGTGTCGGTGACCCGGGGCAACTTCGGGGGGCGCCGGGCGTTCGGCCGGTACGGGACCTCCGTGGGCACCGAGGGCACGGTCCGGCTGGTCGCCGGGGTGGTGCTGGCCGCGTTGGCGCTCGGCGGCGCGGGCGTGGCCGGGTGGTCCGCGGGCTACGGGCTGGTGTTCTGCCTGGCCCCCGCGGTGGCCGTGGCGCTGACCGCGCGCTGGTTCCTCCCGGACGTACGCGGCGACGCGGAGGCCGGTGGCCCCGGAGCCCCCCAAGACTTCGGGCCGTTGGCTCGGGGCGTCGGGCTGTTGACCGTGGCCTGGGGATTGTCGCTGGCGATCGCGAACGCGGCTCCGGTCGTCGTCAACGCGCTGCTGCCCAACGACGACGCCGGGGCGGCGACCGCGGCGACGTTCGCCTCCGCGGTCGTGCTGGCTCGGATCCCGCTGTTCGTGTTCCAGGGCGCGCAGTCGCTGGTGCTGCCGAGCTTCGCGCACGCAGCCGCGCAGAGCGACCCCGGCGCGCTCCGCCGGGCCGTGCGCCCGGCGCTGCTGCTCGTCGCCGCGGTCGGCGCGGTGGCGCTCCTGGGCAGCGCGGTGCTGGGGCACTGGCTCGGCCGCATCGCGTTCGGCCCCACCTTCACCAGCTCGAACATGCTGGTCACCGCCCTGATGCTCGGCACCGTCGCCGGCATGGCCGTCCAGATCGTGCAACCGGCGCTGCTGGCGCTGGGCCACCACCGCTGGGTCGCCGGCGGCTGGGTGCTCGGCGCGGTGGTGTTCGCCGCGTCGTTCGCGCTGCCGTTCGAGCCGGTGACCGACGCGGTGATCGCCCAGCTGGCCAGCGCGGCCGTCACGATCGTCGTCCTGGGCGCCGTGCTGTCCCGCGCGCTGCGAAGCGTCCCCCAGAAGGAGCTGACTGATGTCCCAGCCGCCTGAGCGCGTGAGCGCGGTGGTGCTCGCCTACAAGGCGGAGCCTTGGCTGCGGCGGTCGGTCGAGGCGCTGCTCGCCTCGGAGAAGGTCGACGTCGACGTCGTCCTGGTCGACAACGGGTGCACCACCGACGACGTGGACGTCCTGGAGCAGGTCGACGGGGTCACGGTCGTCCGGCCGGGCACCAACACGGGGTTCGCCGGAGGCTGCAACCTCGGGGCCCGGGCCGCCACCGGCGAGTACCTCGCGCTGGTCAACGGCGACGCGGTGGTCGAGCCGACGACGATGGCGCGCCTGGTCGAGGAGGCGTCGAAGCCGGACGTGGGCATCGCGGTCGCGAGCGTCCGGCTGGCCGAGGACCCGGCGCTGCTCAACGCGGGCGCGAACCCGATCCACGTGCTCGGGCTGTCGTGGTCGGGCCGGATGGGCCAGCCGGAGACGCTGACCGAGCCGATGGAGACCGCGGGCGCGTCCGGCGCCTGCGTCGTGGTGCCGAAGGCGCACTGGGACGCGCTGGGCGGCTTCGACGAGGAGTACTTCGCCTACCACGAGGACGCCGACCTCTCGATCCGCACCTGGCGGAAGGGGCTGCGGGTGCTGTACGTGCCCGACGCGGTGGCCGTGCACCGGTACGAGTTCTCCCGCAACGACTTCAAGATGTACCTGGTCGAGCGGAACCGGCTGCTGTTCGTGACCACGCTGTGGAGCGGGAAGGCGCTGGTGCTGCTGGCGTTGCCGCTGGCCGGGCTGGAAGCGGCGATGACGCTGATGGCGGCCTCGCAGGGCTGGTTCCCGGCGAAGGTGAAGGGCTGGCGCTGGCTGTGGTCGCACCGGGCGCACATCCGGGCGAGGCGTCGCGTTCTGAAGGCGGAAGCGACGGTGCCGGACCGCGAGTGGATGGGACTTTTGACGACAAAAGTCGATCCGTCGGTGATTCCCGTACCGGCCCTGGCCAGCACGGTCAACGGTCTGGTCACGATCTGGTGGTCGGTGACGAGGCGATGGGTATGAGTGGCGCGACGCGATTAGAGTTCGTCGGAATCGAGAACGAAGGCGAGAGCATCGTGACGGACGAGGACTCCGCTGTCCTGAGCAGCGAAGAGGTGGCGGAGAGTACCGGCGTCGAAACCCCGGCGGTCGCCGAGGGCGATCTGCACGACGCCCCGGCCGACGCGCACGTCCCTGACAACAAGGACGTCTGGCTGGTCATCCCGGTCTACAACGAGGCCCAGGTGATCGCCGACGTCGTCGAGCACGCCCGGCAGACGTTCCCGAACATCGTCTGCGTCGACGACGGCAGCCGCGACGGCTCGGCCGCCGCGATCGCCCCGACCGGCGCGCACCTCGTGCAGCACCCGATCAACATGGGCCAGGGCGCGGCGCTGGAGACCGGTCTCCGGTACGCGCTGAACCGTCCGGGCGCCGAGTACTTCGTGACGTTCGACGCCGACGGCCAGCACCGGGTCGAGGACGCGCTGCGGATGCTCGAGGTCGCCCGCTCCGGCCAGGCCGACGTCGTGCTCGGCTCGCGGTTCCTGGAGTCGCGCGAGACCGTGCCGTGGCTCAAGCGGTTCGTCCTCAAGACCGTGGTGGCGCTGAGCCCGACCGCGCGGAAGCTGAAGCTGACCGACGCGCACAACGGGCTGCGGGTGCTCAACCGGCCGGCGGCCGAGGGGCTGCGGATCCGGATGAACGGCATGGCCCACGCGTCCGAGATCGTCGGCAAGCTGGCCCGGTCGAACTGGCGGGTCGCCGAGATCCCGGTGACGATCCTCTACACCGACTACTCCCGGGCCAAGGGCCAGTCCCTGGTCAACGGCGTCAACATCCTGTTCGAGCTGTCCCTGCGTCATCGAGGCGTGTAACCGATGGTCATCCAGTTCCTGCTGCTGCTCGCGGTCGCCGCGTCGCTGTTCTACTTCGTCCGGCAGCAGCACGGCGTCCGGCTGCAGGCCGGCAAGCGGCTCGCGTTCGTCGCGTTCCTGCTGTTCGCCGCGTACGCGGTCGTCCGGCCGGACGACATCACGGCGATCGCGCACTGGGTCGGCGTCGGCCGTGGAGCCGACCTCGTGCTGTACGCGACCGTCGTCGCGTTCGTGTTCGTCGTGATCAACTTCTACCTGCGGACGCGGGAGATGGAACGGCGGATCACCGACCTGGCCCGGGCCGTCGCGCTCCGGGACGCGGAGATCCTCAACCAGCACCGGCTGCCGCATCCGCCGGCCGCGGGCGAGGGGGCCGACACCGCGCTGCTGGCCGCGGTGGTGGCCGAGGGCAAGTCCTAGCTCGATAGCTGGGGCCGGCCCGGCGGGCGCAGCCCGGCGAGGACGTAGCCGAGCATCCGCGCGCTGCTCGCGTCGGCGTCCGCGCACTCGAGGTTGGCCAGAGCCAGGCCGTTGATGATCTTGAGCAGGTCGGAGCCGGTGACCTCGGGACGGACCGTGCCCGTGGCCTTCGCGCGCTCGACCAGTTCGTCGGCGGCCGTGCGCATCGTCGCGTGGCACCAGCCGCTCTCGGCGGCCTTGAGGGAGGCGGCCAGGCCCCGGTAACGGATCGAGTGCTGGAGTACCGCCTGCAGCCAGCGGTCGAGCGCCGCCCCCGGGTCTTCGGTGCCGGTCAGGGCGTTCGCCTGCTCGAGAAGGGCCGCCACCTGGTCGTGGAACACCGCTTCGAGCAGCGCGGACCGGCTCGGGAAGTGCCGGTAGAGGGTTCCCGAGCCGACGCCGGCCCGCCGGGCGATGTCGTCCAGCGAGGCGTCGGCGCCGTGGGTCGCGACGGCTTCGCGGGCCGCGTCCAGCAAGCGGTCGTAGTTGCGCCGGGCGTCGGCACGACGGGGCCGACGCTCGGCGGGAGACAGCACCACGGCGGGGCTCAGCTCAGCTGGGACTCGATCGCGCTCACGACCTCGGCCGACTCCGGCTCGGTGCGTGGGCGGAACCGGGCGACGACGTCGCCGTCCTTGCCGATCAGGAACTTCTCGAAGTTCCACTGCACGTCACCGGCCTCGCCGGACGCGTCCGGGACCGCGGTGAGCTCCTGGTAGACCGGGTGCCGGTTGTCGCCGTTGACCTCGATCTTCTCGAACAGCGGGAACGTGACGCCGTAGGTCGCGGAGCAGAACTCCTGGATCTCCTCGGCCGAGCCCGGCTCCTGCCCCATGAACTGGTTGCAGGGGAACCCGAGAACCGTGAAGCCCTTGTCTTCGTACTTCTTCTGGAGCCGCTCGAGGCCCTCGTACTGCGGGGTCAGGCCGCACTTCGACGCGACGTTCACGACGAGCAGCGTCTGCCCGGCGTAGTCGCCCAGGGTCGCCGGGTCGCCGGAGAGCGTCCGCAGCGGGATGTCATAGATCGCCATATCCGGAGACTATCCCCGGAAGCGCTGGTCCTGGCGACAGGTATGGAGCCCATGCGTGCATGCATCAATCGGTGGCACGCCCTCGGGCAATCATCTGCGTGACGCTCACGCGAGGACGACCGGGAAGTTCGAACGTGTGCACCGGCAGCACGAGGGAGACCCATGAGCCAGCCGATGCCCATACCCAGTCCCCGAGGCCCGCGGGCCAGACCGGGGACGCCCGAGCGGTTGCCCAAACGCGTCCCCGGGGCCGCGCTGCACGCGGTTCCGGGCCGGGAGCGGGCCGCTAGGGCGGTTCCCAGCGCCCGGGCCTCCGGGCCGGTGGAGGAGCCGCCGCCGGCCTGGCAGCCGTATCCCCCGGAACGACGCCGCCACCCGCTCGCGCGCCTCCTCGACGCGGTGCGCAACCGCTTTCGCCGCCGCTAGACCGGGAGGCGCAGGGTCTCCTCGATCGCGGCCAGCAGGTCGCGCCGGTTGAACGGCTTCTCGATCAGCGTCACCTCGGGGTCGATGGTGCCCTTCGAGGTGAGCAACCGCTGCGCGAAGCCCGACATGTACAGCACCTGGATCGACGGGTGCGTGGCCCGGACCCGGTCGGCGACCTCGCGGCCGGAGAGACCGGGCATCGTGATGTCGGTCAGCAGCAGGTCCAGCCGCCCCCGGTACGTCGTCGCGAGCTCCACCGCCTCGGCCCCGGACGCGGCCGACAACACCGTGTAGCCGACCCGGGTCAGGATCGTCTCGATCGACGCGCGCAGCTCCCGTTCGTCGTCGACCAGCAGGATCGTGCCGTAGCCGGGGCGGGCCGGTTCGGGCGGTCCGGCGTCCGGCCGGTCGTCGTCCAGCGCGGCCAGCTCGGCCGACGGCAGCAGGATCGTCACGGTCGTGCCGACCCCGACCGTGGAGTCCAGCCCGATCGTGCCGCCGGCCTGCGCGACGATGCCGTACACCGACGCCAGCCCGAGGCCGGTACCGTGCCCCTCGGCCGCCTTGGTGCTGAAGAACGGCTCGAACGCCCGCTCGGCGACCTCCGGCGGCATCCCGGTCCCGGTGTCGATCACCGCCAGTTCGACGTACGCCCCGCGTTCCAGACCGTGCTCGGCCGCCTCGACCGGCCCGATCACGGTGTGGCCGGTCCGGACGGTCAGCGAGCCGCCGGCCGGCATCGCGTCCCGGGCGTTGACGGCCAGGTTCACCAGGACCTGCTCGATGCGTCCCGGATCGGCACTGACCGCGGCCGGGCGCTGGGCCAGATCGGCGCCCAGGACGACGTCCGCCCCGAGGGTGCCGGTGAGCATGCGCTGGACGTCGCGGACGACGTCGTTGAGGTCGAAGACCTCGGGCCGGACGATCTCGCGGCGGCCGAACGCGAGCAACTGGCGGGTCAGGCGCGCGCCGCGCTCGGACGCGGCGAGGACCTGCGCGACCGCCTCGTGCGCGCCGTCCAGCGCGGGCGTGGTGGCGGCCGCGTCCTCGAGGTCCTCCTCGAGGATCGACGCGTGCGTGCTGATGATCGCGAGCACGTTGTTGAAGTCGTGGGCGACGCCGCCGGCCAGCTGGCCGAGGCTGTCCAGGCGCTGCGATCGCTGCAGCTCGTTCTCCAGGCGCCGGTGTTCGGTCTCCTGGTCGAGCCGGGCCGAGATGTCGGTGACGGTCGCGGCGACCAGCAGCCCCTCGTCGGTCTGGATGGACGCGAGGGAGATCTCGGCGGGGAACTCGGAGCCGTCCTTGCGGCGGGCCCGCAGCTGCAGGCCCTCCCCCATCCGGCGCATCCGCGGGTCGGTCGCGTAGATCGCCCGGTGCTGCCCGTGCCGTCCGCGGACGCTCTCCGGCAGCAGGATCTCGACCGGCTGGCCGTGTAGCTCGTCGGCCGGGTAGCCGAACAGCCGCTGGGCCTCGGAGTTGACGAGCTGGATGATCCCGTCCCGGTCGACGCCGATGATGGCCAGCGCGGTCGCGTCGAGCAGCCAGCGGAACTTGGCCTCGTAGCGGTGCCGCGCGGTGACGTCCCGGGAGACCCGGGCCGCACCGACGATCCGGCCCGCCGCGTCGGTGACCGGCGAGACCGAGAGTTCGACGAGCATCCGGTGACCGTCGCGGTGCAGGCGCTGGGCCTCGTAGATCTCGACGCTCTCGCCGACCAGGATCCGGCGGAGGATGTCCTCTTCCTCGCTGGCCCGCTCGGGCGGGTAGAGGTCGGCCATCCGGCGGCCGACCATCTCCTCCTCGGTGTAGCCGTAGAGCTGCGCGGCGGCCGCGTTCCACGAGGTCACGCGGCCGTCCAGCGACTCCCCGATGATCGCGTCGCGGGCCGAGCGGACGATGCCGGCGAGCCAGCTCTGGGCCGCTCCGTACTCGGCCGCCGTCCGCAGGGTGAGCGCGACCAGCGGACCGTCCCGGCCGGTGAGCGCGGCCCGGGCCGCCGACGCGGTGAACACGCTGCCGTCGGGCCGGCGGAACGGCGTCGTCGCGACCGTGCCCGGCTCGGCCTGCAGCAGGCCCCGCGCGGACGGCTCCTGGTCGGGTGGCGCGAGCAGGTCGGCGAGCGGCCGGCCGAGCAGCGCGTCCGCCGGGCAGGCGAACAGCTCACCGGCCGGCGCGTCGGCCAGCGCGACCCGGCCGTCCGAGTCGAGGGCCAGCAGCGCCGCCGGTCGCAGCTCGTCGGCGGCGAACGACAGGGTCCCCATTCACCACACTATGCCCCATTTACAGGGCAATGGGTCACACCAGTGGGTCGGGGAACGGCTGCGTCGGCTGCGGGTACGAGTCGAGCTCGGCGCCGACGTTCGCCTTGTTCACCGCGTAGCTCTGGGTCACCAGCCGGGGTTTGACCGTGCCGCCGTCGACGACCTGACGGCAGGCCCGGACGACCAGCTCGCCGACCGACGCGGGGAACGTCGCCACGGTGGCCTCGAGCTCACCGGACTGCACGGCGCGCAGACCCTCGATCGTGCCGCCGACCGAGATCACCGAGATCGAGTCGGCCTTCCCGGCCGCCTTGACCGCCTTGGCCGCCGCGCGACCGATGACGTCGCTGCTGGCGAAGATGCCCTTGAGGCTCGGCTTGGCGGCGATCGTGTCGGTGACCACCTGGACCGCGGTGTTGTAGTTGTCGTTCGTCGCCTTGGTGGTGGAGACCACGAGGTTGCCGTCGGCGGCGTCGGTGAAGCCCTTGCGCTGGAGTGCGGCGTTCGGGTCGGAGTCGGTGCCGAGCACCATCGCGACCTCACTGCCCTTGGCGACCGCGGTGATCATCTCGCGGGCGGCCTGGTGGCCGATCTCCTCGTCGGACGGGCCGATGATCGAGGTGATCTGGTAGCCGGCCTTCGCGGCCGCCTCGTCGTCCATCTGGAGGCCGAGGTTGAAGATCGAGACCTTCTTCTTCGCGAGCGCGGCGAGCGGGCCGACGAGGGCGGCCGGGTCGACCGGGGCGATCGCGAAGCACTTGAGCTGCTGTTCGCCGAACGCCTCGACCTTGCGGATCTGGGCCGCCGGGTCGGTCTCGTCGGCGGCGTCCGGGGAGACGTCGATCGCGAACTGGTCGCCGGCGTCCACCGCGGCGCTGCGGAGCGCGTCCCAGTCGTCGGCCGTCGAGTCGGGGACCAGGAGGCCGAGCTGGGCCTGCGACCGGTCGCTGGTGGCCGCGCTGGACCGCGTCGGCGCCATGCCGCACCCGGCGGCGGCGAGTATCAGACTCGCGCAGGCGACGCCGGCCACGACGGCGCGGACCGGTCTGAGACGGAGGTTCTGACGACGGTGTGTGACCACTCTCACGGTGATG comes from Cryptosporangium phraense and encodes:
- a CDS encoding WD40 repeat domain-containing protein translates to MRPLVVRPLLRHTDITDGRVSSVTFVRAPTGVTSLVATDFAGAVRHRDLSSERTRVERAPEPGAEISAAVAYAGSDDRIRLVTGARNAAVGVGDLDREADRYRIGPAEDWVVALALTESGPGRAVVAAGTERGAVHVIENVGSAFNLRTLRTPGESAVTDVAWLDSFGDRESGASFVLVGCTDSNAYVFEVGSEQLVARLPGHHRRVRSVVAVPGTDLLATGDDDGSIRLWRGGNVVGELAGHTGTVRSLAAVTLPDGSTLLASAGGDSTVRLWHVEARVCVAVLDDPAFAIVVALALVDGRPVLAIGYDQSEVPGAFQVWDLETSAEPVAGRHEGMVRGVAFAPDGSGDVISGADDGRLVKWSPGRADGVELSRRAGPLRAVVAGPGWIVSTGGRELELSPYPPRTGTLPVRASYDAEVGPLAYLPSLGGESGLLAVGAENGHVHILTMDDLSEGLSEALVTNDHGQEFVPRGALGRSHNAHSYEVLALALCRLGDRPIAATTAVRYDQVLLFSVDDNGGWLGSLPNAPDGVTALAYGAGGLAVADPAGVLTIWDPATRQALRTMRSGAVHALAWLPGGRATLVAGGADGVVRLWDAGTGEVVAELRQSAAVCSLAARRLPSGEPQLAVGTADGEVRTVTVPIDAAGLPLPPRRPDALTVTDWPFALDGLRPNSNELRGRTVGLATLPDGRILVAAVNDDAVQIWDVRVGNLVQRVRSRAAPQSLAWIRPVTEEPELVVGYGDGSVRVWDALTGAVRHDLGSGPANGHVAVDGVRHRGSLLVAVGYPDGHSEIRDVDADTSIGLERQRASVVDLRFSRDDGNGLLAAATTDDVARVWVPPRPSAVRDLRAPRPGPNGTRAVAWNDSVVGAERLATADHDGVHVWDPRTGELVRRIPQTDLATLSVSWLRLGNGDEVLVAACGSGEAARPAGTLRFHSPGTGEMLAELPGRLRQTWALDSVPLRDGRVLLAAGGTGDRPVQLYVVEAQPEPAEAPPPGPAAPVPREWGVVADGLVRLASGGVSPPFGYLLRTVELLGAPPPAGVPEPMRHPMLGRLRDLGWPVAARVGLAVLLLADLPPEPRFTPPDSSASDQLDTLRTALSSATVPPHPAALPVDEIRRSADRLDGRVVSLLRVLGPDAVAADPLLPLRLRDRAAFLPNLDPATSGTAAAAVLDASDAVGAVAAAGHAGAGGLGRRGRLTGLLPSQLALPDDAFDLRFARGELLFRHHDAEPQWRPEPVVLVLDTSPGTFGPVESALRLVAHVVAVTSWRAGVAPQVVTTDRPCVPTELRTPADLVTVWTRRGWDPATLGTAVTTARRSGRVVAILTDWHRAVEHPVVTGSETRLVTSHVPGDEPDSAPAGPYEVRIPPGPTAAEVATAVRMLVIPSAVPSAAARDAFR
- the rfbB gene encoding dTDP-glucose 4,6-dehydratase, with translation MRILVTGGAGFIGSHYVRTLLTGGYAGAADWSVTVLDSLTYSGNLPNLDPVADHPNYTFVKGDITDVDLVNDLVPGHDAIVHFAAESHVDRSILGAAQFVTTNVLGTQTLLDAFHRSGTGRFLHVSTDEVYGSIDTGSWPETHPLQPNSPYSASKASSDLLALAYHRTHHVDVVVTRCSNNYGPYQFPEKVIPLFVTNLLDGKPVPLYGDGGNIRDWLHVDDHCRGIQLALQGGRAGEVYNIGGGTELTNKELTQLLLDATGRDWDNFVTPVEDRKGHDRRYSVDITKISTELGYTPQVPFAEGLADTVAWYRDRRDWWEPLKQRAALEK
- the rfbD gene encoding dTDP-4-dehydrorhamnose reductase; translated protein: MRWLITGAGGALGHDLTALLSGETVTAATRADLDITDVDAVRAAVSGHDVVVNTAAYTAVDDAETDEATATRVNGYGPEVLASACAAAGARLLQVSTDYVLPGDATRPCPEDAATDPVNAYGRSKLVGEQAVLGLLPDTGYVVRTAWLYGETGTNFVATMLKLAASRPTVSVVNDQHGQPTWTFALAEQLVTLGRADAAPGIYHGTASGETTWHGLTQEIYRLAGLDPDRVGTTTSDAFPRPAKRPAYSVLGHDRWAAAGLPVQPHWRDQLASALERPSFVELVEKARAAA
- a CDS encoding lipopolysaccharide biosynthesis protein, which codes for MNTTSRLRALLGSAASVGAGFLVLGGAGYLFLAIASRVFDDADYSALASVYLLVNIIGPGLFAAVEQETSRNVSTRLARGLDPRPVVRQLGLISGGLFAGIAVLTLALSPVLLPEVLHGSGVLLAGLLLASASYAVVSVTRGNFGGRRAFGRYGTSVGTEGTVRLVAGVVLAALALGGAGVAGWSAGYGLVFCLAPAVAVALTARWFLPDVRGDAEAGGPGAPQDFGPLARGVGLLTVAWGLSLAIANAAPVVVNALLPNDDAGAATAATFASAVVLARIPLFVFQGAQSLVLPSFAHAAAQSDPGALRRAVRPALLLVAAVGAVALLGSAVLGHWLGRIAFGPTFTSSNMLVTALMLGTVAGMAVQIVQPALLALGHHRWVAGGWVLGAVVFAASFALPFEPVTDAVIAQLASAAVTIVVLGAVLSRALRSVPQKELTDVPAA